GATATTAATAATCTGACAAGTAACACGATTTATGTAAATCAAATTCTAGAAACCTCTCGATCAGCAAGTTCAACACCAACGATTACAGCTTATAAAGTTAGTGCAGGAGATACTCTTTACTATATTGGAAAAAGATATGGTGTAAGCGTAACGAATTTAAAGAACTGGAACAATCTTAAATCAGATATGATCTATCCTGGACAAGTTTTACAATTAATAGCGTCACCTTCTGAAACTACTACAAGTAAAATACAATCTACTACTAGTTCCATAGATTCCAAAGTAGTAGCAGAAGCTAAAAAGCATGTTGGAACGCCCTACAAATGGGGTGGGACAAGCCCAAGTGGTTTTGATTGCAGTGGATTTATTTACTATGTATTCAAGCAAGCAGGAATGGACATAACAAGAACCAGTGCAGCAAACTATTATACTCAAACTACAAAAATTTCAAACCCACAGCCTGGTGATCTAGTATTTTTTAGCAACACCTACAAGGCTGGAATCTCTCACATGGGGATTTATGTTGGAGATAACAAATTCGCTCATGCAAGCTCAAGTGGTGTTCAAATCACAAGCCTTGATAATGTATATTGGAGTAAATACTTCACCAGCTTTGCTCAATGGAAATAAAGGGGAACTTCAATCAGGGGGGACCCCACTGATTGTTAGTATCCAAGG
This Bacillaceae bacterium S4-13-56 DNA region includes the following protein-coding sequences:
- a CDS encoding NlpC/P60 family protein; protein product: MRKTSKTLLTLATTFVIATGFSAKAEAASYKVQSGDSLWAISQKYNVSVSELKDINNLTSNTIYVNQILETSRSASSTPTITAYKVSAGDTLYYIGKRYGVSVTNLKNWNNLKSDMIYPGQVLQLIASPSETTTSKIQSTTSSIDSKVVAEAKKHVGTPYKWGGTSPSGFDCSGFIYYVFKQAGMDITRTSAANYYTQTTKISNPQPGDLVFFSNTYKAGISHMGIYVGDNKFAHASSSGVQITSLDNVYWSKYFTSFAQWK